The following proteins are co-located in the Accipiter gentilis chromosome 27, bAccGen1.1, whole genome shotgun sequence genome:
- the IRX4 gene encoding iroquois-class homeodomain protein IRX-4, translating to MSYPQFGYPYSSAPQFLMSTNSLTTCCESSGRTLAETGAAASAQTPVYCPVYESRLLATARHELNSAAALGVYGGPYAGPQGYGNYVTYGTEAPAFYSLNSLEAKDGSGSAHAGIAPAAAYYPYDHTLSQYQYDRYGTMDGGTRRKNATRETTSTLKAWLQEHRKNPYPTKGEKIMLAIITKMTLTQVSTWFANARRRLKKENKMTWPPRNKCSDEKRPYEEEEEEEEEEEASREEAMKSGKAEEPTGKEEKELELSDLEDLDAVESESSECELRRPFPHPLPHPPRAPEPPGKMPPAGEEEEEEEEEEEAAAAAERARSCLKPAAGAECGPEVLGARQRGCESKMCFQPGQQLLEAKPRIWSLAHTATSLNQAEYPSCMLKRQGGGSAPPAAAAAAAAAVSSPVGVIDRHQDSPVTNLRNWVDGVFHDPLFRHSTLNQALSNTTVSWATTKGAVLETGALGRAVGNGANVLKGQLSNLAHQDSSKEFLAFPKSGSKMFCS from the exons ATGTCATATCCTCAGTTTGGCTACCCTTACTCCTCGGCACCCCAG tTCCTAATGAGCACCAATTCCCTGACGACCTGCTGCGAGTCCAGCGGCCGGACTCTGGCCGAGACGGGGGCGGCCGCCTCGGCGCAGACCCCCGTCTATTGCCCGGTGTACGAGAGCCGCCTGCTCGCCACCGCCCGCCACGAACTCAACTCCGCCGCCGCTCTGGGGGTCTACGGTGGTCCCTACGCCGGTCCCCAGGGTTATGGAAACTACGTGACCTACGGCACCGAGGCTCCTGCCTTTTACTCCTTG AACAGTTTGGAGGCGAAGGACGGGAGCGGCTCTGCGCATGCGGGCATCGCCCCCGCGGCTGCCTACTACCCTTACGATCACACCCTCAGCCAGTACCAGTATGACAg GTACGGTACGATGGACGGTGGGACGCGGAGGAAAAACGCCACCCGGGAGACCACCAGCACCCTCAAGGCCTGGTTGCAGGAGCACCGCAAGAACCCCTACCCCACCAAGGGCGAGAAGATCATGCTGGCCATCATCACCAAGATGACCCTCACCCAGGTCTCCACCTGGTTCGCCAACGCCCGCCGCCGGCTCAAGAAGGAGAACAAGATGACCTGGCCCCCCCGGAACAAGTGCTCGGACGAGAAGAGGCCCtacgaggaagaggaggaggaggaggaggaggaggaggcttcGCGGGAAGAGGCGATGAAGAGCGGCAAAGCCGAGG AACCCACGggcaaggaggagaaggagctggagctCAGCGACCTGGAGGATTTGGACGCCGTGGAGTCGGAGAGCTCGGAGTGCGAGCTGAGGCGCCCCTTCCCGCACCCTCTCCCCCACCCGCCTCGGGCCCCCGAGCCCCCCGGCAAGATGCCACCTGccggggaggaagaagaggaagaggaggaggaggaggaggcggcggcggcggcggagcgggcgcgGAGCTGCCTGAagccggcggcgggggcagagTGCGGCCCCGAGGTGCTGGGAGCCCGGCAGCGCGGTTGCGAGTCGAAAATGTGTTTCCAgcctgggcagcagctgctggaggcgAAACCCAGGATTTGGTCCCTGGCTCACACGGCCACGTCCCTCAACCAGGCCGAGTATCCCTCCTGTATGCTGAAACGGCAGGGAGGGGGGTCGGCTCCCCCCGCCgcagccgcggccgccgccgccgccgtctcGTCCCCGGTCGGTGTCATCGATAGGCACCAGGATTCGCCGGTCACCAACCTCAGGAACTGGGTGGACGGGGTGTTTCACGACCCCCTGTTCAGGCACAGTACTTTGAACCAAGCCTTGAGCAACACGACAGTGTCCTGGGCTACCACCAAAGGAGCCGTGCTGGAAACGGGAGCCTTGGGACGGGCGGTGGGGAACGGTGCCAACGTGCTCAAGGGGCAACTCTCCAACCTGGCCCACCAGGACTCGAGCAAAGAGTTTCTGGCTTTTCCCAAATCAggaagcaaaatgttttgttcctaA